CCCATCTTCATCATTATTTGCTGGGAGTACTACCGAAGGCGCCTTCTTTTTCATCATTTTTCTTGGTTGAGGGGCCGTAGGATGTTCTAGACATATTGGCAGTATCTGTGTTGCTATCGTTTGGCAAGCAGTAGATGTTGCAGGCTGTACCCCTCATAATCTCTTCTGCCATAACTGCGCTGTGGAGTCATTGTCAACGGCGATTGCCTTGGTGTATGTGCCAGGGACAACTCTATCATTCTTCTCCTCTCAGTATCGGTAGCAGGCTCTGGTGTTGTTCTCGACATCGTTGTCACCGCTATTGTAGGCTTTCTCGGTACTGTAGTCGGTATCAAAGACAGCTGctcttcctccctttctgtttcaGACATAGTGGATGGCATTGACAGCAGCCTTTCCTGCAAAACAGTAGAGGAAAGCATAGCCCTTTTGGTCTCTGTTTTGCTTCAatgtttttttggaggggagtcCTCCTCCTCATCTGAAGTGCGCTTTTGCCTCTTATGTTCATGGTGCTTCTTCGACAGAGACTCTGGGCATTTGAATTCTGCCTCTTTGGTGGCTTTAGACTGTGTACTAGCAGATTCCACCTGAGAGTTTCCTTTGTGCTTGGTACTGTGCTCGAGATCGATTCCGATGTCAAAGGGTAAGCCGGCCTCGGCTTCGGTGGGCAAAGCGCCTCATCATACAATGCTGCTCGTAGTTGAAGTGCTTGGTTTTTTAGCGTTTGTTTAGAAAACGAGCAACATATCTTGCATGCGGTAGGGTTATGtttttctcctaggcataccaaACATGCATCATGGTTGTCCGTTGATGGGAGCTTTGCACGGCATTCCATGCAGCACTTAAATGTAGTTTTTGTTGCTGCCTTTGATGCCATTTTGGAAACTGTTTGAGATTgggttttttgctttgtttttatggATTTGCTTTAGAATTGTCATTTCCTAATCCTTTAGTCGCAAACACAAATTGTATTGCATGCTGCTTTTAAGCAGCCCACTatgttggttttcttttttttgctttcACCTTCAGTCCGTTTGGAGTTAGAATAGCAATTTAAACAAACTGTTGTTCTTGCCAATATTTCAGTAATATttagtgggggttttttttggggggtggagaaTCTGTTCACACTGAGGAGCTAGGGGAATGAAGTGTTGACTCACAGGCAGTCAAATAGAAACTGAAtaggatgccccaactgccaaAAATAACGGAAGCAGGCTGGGGCTtcacgaggagctagtcagtcTATCCATAAGGACCCTGAACAGGCACAGAAcccccattcattatgaatgcaatggatcatgatACAGATCTATGAGGGCTGAAGCAgtaaggtagatgactagagcacaagtggagaaagactcgactcgaatctggcAATACGTGTGTCAAAGAAGgaattcttttctgcctgaatTGCATCCACAaactcatgtccagcagagttgttcagggttgtgatggctagccctcctcccttgaatcagaatttggaaccatcaattacccactgtgacatttttttGGGGATAACATCTTTTGTAGTCAGGCCAAcctagactcagaccccacaactactgcagtgtctgatgtggagtgcccagcaactccttttatgtggTTCAGCAGGATCAGTTCGtttgactcctgatgatgtagaTCAGCAACTTGAAGGtgtagcctaccacctgttcaccCTTATCCGAAATGGCTTATACAATCTGGTAGGTGGGTTGTTATAGAGGGCCTAGTAGATATTacaaatgcttatctgagggagggcaggatgcttttgtgtcttaaggaggcaatcattagaccacttctgaagaagcctgcattggatccctcagggtTAAGCAACTattggcctgtctccaaccttctatggttgggcaagttaattgagagggtggtggcctcccagctccagacagtcttagataaaactgattatctagaccaatttcaaactggcttttgggcgggttatggggtggagactgtcttgattagcctgatggatgatctctaattaggaattgacagagggaatgtgactttgggtccttttggatctctcaatactttaaatactatcgaccatagtatccttctggaacatctgaggggactataggtgctttgcaatggttccattcctacctttcGGGCAAATTCCCTcagagactgttcttcaaaatcagaaattctatatggtgtcccccaaggctccatattgtctcaaaTACTTTTTCACATCTACATGTAATCACTGGGCaagttcatcaggagatttggtgcagggtgttatcagtattccgacgacacccaaatctatttctccatgtcaacatcatcaggagaaggcataacctcccaaaatgcctgcctggaggcggtgatgggctggatcaaaactgagactgaatccaggtaagacagagatacttattgtgtagggttggaactcgggaaaCGAttttggttctggatggggtcacacctccccagaaggaacatgtatgAAGTCTctgagtacttctggatccaaacctctccctggtgtcccaggttgaggtggtggagagaggtgctttctttcagctctggctgatatgccagctgcatcagtttcttgatAAACGATCTGATAAAcaacagtggtatatatgtaagtaacctccagacttgactactgcaatgtaatctatgtggggctgcctctgtatgtagtccagaaactgcaattggtacagaatgtggtggctaggttggtctctgggtcagctgccaataggtttccgggcaaaatacaaagtgctggttataacgtataaagccttaaatagcttaggccctaggtatttaagagaaagtcatTTTTGCCAttagccccactgcccactgagatcatccggagaggttcatctgtagttgccaccagctcgcttGGGGCTAcgtagggatgggccttctctgttgccacgctgagactctggaatgcactccctattgaaataagagcctccccatctctgacaacttttaaaaagtccctaaagactcattttttcacccaagctttttaatgtaattgtggttttacattgttttaaggttttgattttaatctatttttataaactgcccagagacagaagtctgcggaagtctacaaatttgataaataaataaatttagaagtCTGTGACTATAAGTGTACTATgccatctttaaaaagaaaaaaaaatgcctTTCTTCAAATTCGTAGTTCTCACTTGTCCTTATTATATGTATCTATGCCTTATAGAAATTATTCATAATCAGGATGAAAACAATTCCTGCTGGAATGGCAAAATGTCCTCTTTTAGTAGAGGTTTCCATCCCTGGTGTTCCCCCGCAAATGTTCAGATTTTGCAAAAGAAATCCAACACTCTCTGGATTCTAAAGAGACCAACAGAGCTTACAAGTAAGTTTGAAAGATAAATATCAGCAATAAAGCATGAGGACAAGCTTTTAAAAGTCTCTGGTTTTATATTCAAAGGTGTTCAGAGTTACAGAGGTAAGAAAGCTTATACAAATGTAAACTGACATTTTTGTCATTCGATTTAGTGAAAATGGCATtactacaaaatggcagcattacaacatctctctctctctctcactgacaAAGGTTGAGCACATAgttctttctttcctccaaaCCTGGTACTGAGCATAGAAACTCTACTTgctcctcccttctctttcacAAGCAGCCTTCTATCAGAATCCAGATTCTGCACAAGAATTCCCCAAATCTAGGCACAATCTGCTGTGCTGATTTTCACTGTTTcatctctccaaagccaaacttccACAACCCTGCTCTGAGGATCAAACTATACATCACACTAAACACACAGTTGGGCTCTGCAGGTCAAATTTTTGATTGTAAGATCTGTGCGCATGGACAGGGAAGATATACACCCACACCAGGAATGTGCCAATTTGGGCCTGAAATTGGAGCTACATGGTTTATACAATCCACCTAAATCTACATGAGGACCTGCATAACCTACCTTTACATCTCTTAACGATTTTGTGAATAAATAATCCTTGCCTATAGTTTCCTGAAGTCAAGgagaggcggcagcagagcaAGCAAATGTTCCTCAATACTGAAAGGCCCAGGATGCAACCATTTTACTTGAGTATAGTTCATTTCTACCTCTCTCTTTAAAGCTTTCATTTCACAGATCTTAAGGATCCTGACACAGTGACAGTTATAATACAGCATTTAATAAGCCAACATTTACACACTGACAGTACACTGTACACAATACAGTGAGGGACAGCTCTATCAAAGAATTAGAAGAACGTCTTTCCAAGTAGAGCTCAGTTATGAATCTGTACACACGCAGAAGCAATTTCTACCCTCTTTTTGCCCAACAATGGCATATCTATTTTTACATAGTCCATTTATATACCAGAAGTGAACATCTTTCCTTTGCTTCCAGAGCAGTGCTTCCAGTATGATTCAGGCTGAAAGAACCCATCAGTCTCTCCAAGGAATTTGTCACTGTTTTGCCTTTTTCACTATAGTGCCAACTGCAGAGATCACTGTTGTTTTGGAGCCACTTGCACTGGTAGTAACTGTGACAACAGCTGGCAGTGTTgcagtggttgtgagaatggtGGGCTGGGCTATTGTCGTCACAGGAATAGCAGAATCCCACTTGCttttcctcttctgtgcatctgttTATTTAACATGCAAGAGTTAATGTTAATTTATCAGCTTTGGTCAGGTAAGAACTCTTGACGAGGAGATGACAATAAAATTAACACTAAAGGAAAGTGTCATACGGCCTTTTCAGGGAGATCTACCCACAAAGATCCCAAGATAACCCACAGGCTAACAACTCATTTGTACTTCCCACTCATTTTTCAAGTCACTCCTGTGTCTTTATGGAGAGAAAAGCTGATCACTATAGCCAAGACCGTCTCATGACCAAGGTCCTTTTGGGTCCACAATCGCAAGTGTTCCCCACAGAATTCCTGCAGAATAAGCTGCTACAGCAAGACATGATCTTCTGTCCCTTGATACCTCTATGAGAATGACTCTTAGCCTACTAGCTTTGTAAAAATGCCCAAATTCTACAGACAAGATTATGCAAGGTATTTTGATGTTCCCAATTCTGCTCAAATTGTATAATTTATTCTGGCTGCAAAATTTGGGGTTTATATTCCCTAAATGACTTTTTCTTCCACTGTaggatttaaattgttttggtaTAAAATGTTTAGCTTCCAATAGGCCATTTTCTCCTGGAAATGTCCAAGGAGAAGGACAGCAAATTGGGGAGGAGTCGAAGACTTCCCTGTTGTAATGAGAGATTCCAGAGTTAGGATGTGACTCAGGGTTGGGCAACTCTGGATCTCCAGATCTTgtacaactacaactcccatcactcccagcgaCAATAAATTGCCTACTCCTGATGTAACTAAAATTCTAGGTCAGGAGATCTGACTCACCTCCACCTGCAGTGCTGGTTGTTGTCGTTGTAGTAGATGGAGCATTTGTTGTCCCCTTCTTAGTCCCTGTCACAAACTCAATCTAGAAAAAAAAAGAGTAGATAATTATTTCCCGTGCTTGTGACACTTACTAGCTGGAATGAGGAACATGGCAAAAAAGTTTATAAGTGGGACATCTTCGTTGGCTGTATTGAAGACAACGCTATAATGATTAGAGAGTCAATAAATGAAAACTAGGTAACTGTAACTACCCAGCTGTAACTAGATAGCAATCTCTGCATTTGTATATGCACcataaaaaaaccccacccccacatccagACTTACATGGAGTCACAAATCTGGGCTCTTTTCTGATTAGCTtaagacactttaaaaaaacctagaATTGCATGTTATTTCAAGAAAACAAAAAgattaaagcttttaaaatgcatgtCTCTGCATGCATGAGTTACATTGTCTGCAATATGGAGGGCAACCTAGCAACCAGGGAAACCACAGCAGTCTGATCACATACAGTATCTACAAGACaatggtcatgggataagaggacagtgTTACATCTGTGCAAAAAGCTGTGTATTAAGTGATAGAATCAAAAAAAGGAATTAGCCACAAGAATGTCTGCTGCCAGGAAAGTCTGATATGCCACATACCAGAGTGCATGACATGTTAACTATTTGTTCAAGCACATTATGTTCCAGATGATAGGCAAGCCAGTGGTTCTGCAATGCACAGACCATTTCCTAACAAAATGCTTTTCGTGCCTTCAAGGcaaaagaataaaaaataaaaatggagaagTGATAGATTGCTGGGGGGAAAGACCATAGCCATGTATcaaaacataagacacacattCATAATTTCCCATTACTGTTTAATAGGACCTTCATGATTTGCATATAGAAATgtgccaacaaacaaacaaacaaacaaacaaacaaacaaacagattaaaaacaaagcttATGGATAATGTTCAGTAGCAGCAGCACTGCTAAGGGAAATGGTCTTAAGTCTTGAGTATCAAACAGTACCTTAGTTCGCTCCTTCTTGGCCTTCTCCAGTTTGTCCATTTCAATTTTCTGTGCTTTTGCTGAAATGTGAGCCAGAAGACAATAAGTGCACTCAATAGTTTAAAAAACACCAAGAAGTGATTCTGAACTTGCAAATCAGCATCCTGTGTCAGAAGTAAAATGGTTTTTAAGAAGTAGTCATTTCTAAGAaccacttctagatcattgagtCTAAGAATGTCAGCTTCCCAAAAGTTTTTTTAGTGTAAAACACTATTAAGCATATTTCCCCCAGAATGtagccaccacactgcacattTCCTCTTTGTCAAATAAAAGGGGAAATGGCACAAACTCCATGTTTGGAGGAAGAAagcatacaaataaataaataaatggttcaaCTAAACAACTGCTAAAACTGCAGCATGATTCATGATCAGCAAATGCTAAACTTGATTACCTAGCGCCTCATAATAGGAGTCCTCAGACCACCCATGAGGATCAAACATGTCCTATACAGAAGAGAGAAAAAGTGTTATTACATAAGAGGTTTGACTTTCAAGATATACAGGGTTGTATTCAGAGCTGGTGATTACTAAGTACCACTGAAAGCAGACAAGTTAATTGTGACTAaggttccattaatttcaatgggacttgtggctagtcttgtggtagcaagcatgaactgtcccctttgctaagcaccctggtttgcatttgaatgggaaacatgtgagcactgtaagatattcccctcagagaatggggccgctctgggaagagcacctgcctgcttgcattcagaaggttccaagttcctgccctggcacctccaagatagtgctgagagcgactcctgcctgcaaccttggagaacccgctgccagtctgtgtagacaatactgagctagatggaccaatggactgacttagtataaggcagcttgctatgatCTTTGGCACCACTGTGGGATGTGGCAAAGATGATTGCAAGGTGAAGGGGGAATTCTCAAATCTGGGTAGACAAAGCTTCTACAAGCAATGCTCTTCTTGCGTATAGTTTCTCCACAGGGTTTCTGGAgattcctccttccctctgcagtccacCCATTCAACATTCCACACCGTGGCTGAGATTCCTTTCCACTCTGGGAGCAGCTTTGGGGGCAACTCCGAGAGCTGACAGAGGATGAGGAAAATGGCTTGCACAAGCACTGTTGTGGATGCAAGCCAGTGTCTAGTTTcaaccgccccctccccccacaaaacaatCTTGAGGGAGAGTTACTGTATGTTATCACTGTTCTGAATCCTATGTTACAAGAGATGCAGAATACAAAGAGCCTAGTAGTATTTTAAAGCACACAATACTGCAATTACTGGCACTTTAGATCATAAAATACATTTTCTTATTGCACACATTATCAAACTGCTCCAATTCAGCAGACTATTTCATCCAAAGAGTAGTCTGTTTTCACAGCTAAGAATGAGAACAGAGTTCAGAAATTGTGTTAATTCCCATCTAATCCCCCAAGAAGGTCTTTGCTTCACTCACCTTCGGGTAATTTGTGCCAAGTTCATCAATTGCACAGAACTGGATGAGCTTCTCATAGATGCTGAAAATAAAAGCATTGCAATATATATTATTTCCAGTGTTTCAGATCCTTATTCTGATCTAGTTCTGCTAGCTCTCACTGAAAAATCCCTTGCACATAGATAACTAGCATAACCGAGAGAAGAGTTCTAGCCTTCCTAGTTGTCTGTGTGAAGTGAATTTTTCTTTAAatatggaggaacattcaaaaTTCTGTCAgcccccatctgcagtctgaagttgTACAGCTCAGAGACAGATTTATCATCTCCGTCTGTTTCAGGGTGAAATTGGACATGACATGTTGGTTGGTCAGTCAATGAAAAGCAAAGCAGATATTGCAAGGATTGTACTATAATTCATTCAGTTTACTTGCTTCAGATATTTCAGCACTCAAGTGtcacagtacaggagaaccttgtttcTTGtgggggttcagttcttgccTACTACTGCAAGTAACGAGGTATTGGGGCTATTGGGAAAGGGGGGTTAGATTCCAGGGGGAAATTAAAAGATGGCCCAGAACTTTACTGTGGCATGTTCCGCaggtcccccatgtgcccaggaatgccccccccaaaCTGCAAAAAATTGTGGATAACATCCATTTTTTTCAAGAAATGTGCCACCAAATGGCTCCTCCACGGCTCctccagacaaaatggcagctggaagtgacatctgcagtcacttccagccctctaggaactgcagaaacatgggttttaacccattagtatccatgggtactggaaatgggtgtctatTAAGACATCCCACAGATATGCAGAACCGtaaataacgaggttctcctgtactaagTATACTTGTATAGCTAGCAAGACTAGAAATTTTAACCATCTGCCTTATAATTATAGCAACAGCACAGGACAAGGCTGTATGCAACTCGCAAGACATTCAGTGTTCACCCAAGTTCTGAGCTTGGCAATGTGCAACGCTGTCATTCCAAAGAGGTTTGTACCTGGGGTTGCGAAACTCTTTCTTCCTCTGGATGACAAGGTTCATGTCCATGCCCTCTTTTATCTTCCTCTCATACAACTTTTGTATCTTTTCCTACATATAAAAGGTTCATGGAATCAATAAAGGAGTGATAATATTCCAGAAAAGTTTTCAGTGACCACATATGTATtgaaagagaaattaaaaaacaCTCTCATTCCTCAAAAAGGTTCTGATCCTATAGCTCAATGCAACAGAAACAGGAAGGTTGAAGGTGACCCTGCATGTGGACTGATACACATTTAAGTCCAATAGCAGAACATTTCATTGCAGTCATCCTTCAACCCCTCAGAAAACTAGTTTGGTAGATTAATGCATGAAACAAGATCAAACAGCAGCTCTAATTTTATCCTGGAAGTATTCGCTGCAGTCTCTGTGCCTGAAAAAGTGATGGAGATGGTGTACTGTGATTAGTGGTGAAGACAGAGAACCAACAGTGTTGAAAGCACACTTTATTGTCAGGAGTGGAGACGTTCAGAACTGAGCAGAATGCTTCTGATGACCCTCTCAAGAGCTGTCTAATAGTTATTATCTAAGATTAACAGAGCCGATAgttacagcacacacacacactttcctgaaTATGCTGTTGAGAGGAATTATGGGCCAATGGTCTAGAGCGAAGTGTTTGGGGATTATGAACTAGGGAAGAACAACTGAAGACTCAAAACTAAACTGTCAAGTCAGGCAGAGTGGAGTGGAGGACGTAAGAAACCATTATTCTTTTATTACTGGGA
Above is a window of Hemicordylus capensis ecotype Gifberg chromosome 2, rHemCap1.1.pri, whole genome shotgun sequence DNA encoding:
- the SAP30BP gene encoding SAP30-binding protein isoform X1 translates to MAAAKKSVLSSLAVYAEDSEPESDSEAGGAGSERGAGTEEKGGLVSEDYGEDDFSKIEGEEDGYDEDDDENSRQSEDDDSETEKPEADDLKDFSELEKRDPQELVASFSERVRNMSPDEIKIPPEPPGRCSNHLQEKIQKLYERKIKEGMDMNLVIQRKKEFRNPSIYEKLIQFCAIDELGTNYPKDMFDPHGWSEDSYYEALAKAQKIEMDKLEKAKKERTKIEFVTGTKKGTTNAPSTTTTTTSTAGGDAQKRKSKWDSAIPVTTIAQPTILTTTATLPAVVTVTTSASGSKTTVISAVGTIVKKAKQ
- the SAP30BP gene encoding SAP30-binding protein isoform X2 produces the protein MAAAKKSVLSSLAVYAEDSEPESDSEAGGAGSERGAGTEEKGGLVSEDYGEDDFSKIEGEEDGYDEDDDENSRQSDFSELEKRDPQELVASFSERVRNMSPDEIKIPPEPPGRCSNHLQEKIQKLYERKIKEGMDMNLVIQRKKEFRNPSIYEKLIQFCAIDELGTNYPKDMFDPHGWSEDSYYEALAKAQKIEMDKLEKAKKERTKIEFVTGTKKGTTNAPSTTTTTTSTAGGDAQKRKSKWDSAIPVTTIAQPTILTTTATLPAVVTVTTSASGSKTTVISAVGTIVKKAKQ